A window of Zingiber officinale cultivar Zhangliang chromosome 5A, Zo_v1.1, whole genome shotgun sequence contains these coding sequences:
- the LOC121979410 gene encoding putative F-box protein At5g66830, translated as MSSSWSKIPTDLLYSILSKLSIPDIFRSAAVCSSWSAVVDEVGRWPDDQHPQIPWLVPELQIDRNVNHFLSLSEGRVYDIPSGDPRNVKKVIGSSHGWLINIDKINVQLLNPITGAQIDLPSIPTMDDRNLHAMKAVLSSDPSRSGDYIVVFVFYSFSIQKEFLFSVSAGDEEWKMISGGAYYYDDVAFHKGKLYAVSQAEEEVGQVMVAAYDLIALDSTTPTGTPVVALPDIVLDADYVGHSFCTTVNDLLIVRSLTNEYNHIKKLEVWQVDTEKGGIIPVNNLGKYALFLSEESSLCLDTSSLPKNQNLKSNSIYISNDYLVNLVYNMEDESFTSLSLPPLSFPEMQEPTLLWFTPNLLHDDPM; from the coding sequence ATGTCTAGTTCTTGGTCGAAGATTCCTACGGATCTCTTGTACTCAATCCTATCCAAGCTCTCCATCCCCGACATCTTTCGTAGCGCCGCCGTATGCTCAAGTTGGTCCGCCGTGGTCGATGAGGTCGGCCGCTGGCCTGATGATCAACACCCGCAGATCCCATGGCTTGTGCCGGAACTCCAAATCGATCGAAACGTCAACCATTTCTTAAGTTTATCGGAGGGCCGCGTGTATGATATCCCCAGCGGCGATCCTCGCAACGTCAAGAAGGTCATCGGATCTTCTCATGGTTGGCTCATAAACATCGACAAGATTAATGTTCAGCTCCTAAATCCTATCACCGGCGCGCAGATCGACCTCCCCTCAATCCCCACCATGGACGACCGGAATTTGCATGCCATGAAGGCGGTGCTGTCCTCGGATCCCTCTAGAAGTGGAGATTACATCGTCGTCTTTGTATTCTACAGCTTTTCGATACAGAAAGAGTTCTTGTTCTCCGTTAGCGCAGGAGATGAGGAGTGGAAGATGATCTCCGGAGGTGCGTATTACTATGACGACGTAGCCTTTCACAAGGGCAAACTCTATGCTGTGTCACAAGCTGAAGAAGAAGTTGGCCAAGTGATGGTGGCGGCGTACGATCTCATCGCGCTGGATTCGACGACTCCGACAGGGACGCCGGTGGTGGCTCTGCCGGACATCGTTTTGGATGCTGATTACGTCGGGCACTCTTTTTGCACGACCGTTAATGATCTACTGATCGTACGGTCCCTAACGAATGAATATAATCATATTAAAAAATTGGAGGTTTGGCAAGTGGATACGGAGAAAGGCGGCATCATCCCGGTGAATAATTTGGGTAAGTATGCTCTATTTTTGAGCGAAGAATCTTCTCTTTGCCTCGATACTTCTTCGTTGCCGAAGAATCAGAATTTGAAGTCCAACTCCATTTATATCTCGAATGACTACTTGGTTAACTTGGTTTACAACATGGAGGACGAAAGCTTCACCTCCCTGAGTTTGCCTCCATTATCATTTCCAGAGATGCAGGAGCCAACGCTACTTTGGTTTACACCCAATCTATTGCATGATGATCCAATGTAA